The Manihot esculenta cultivar AM560-2 chromosome 11, M.esculenta_v8, whole genome shotgun sequence genome includes a region encoding these proteins:
- the LOC110607788 gene encoding receptor-like protein 13 isoform X4, with protein sequence MNINKGKEWWMGASHFQMELANIAKCLLLGVLILWIQIHGNKCCFEEERLALLDFKAFVGSNGFDEDYLLPSWIDDPTSNCCQWERVMCNSTTGCERLSKLKKVEVLDLTWNRFNNIILPSLGTLTSLKTLILGSNRMEGCFPIQGFQILEELDLTMNSFNNSILSSLAALPSLNTLILRGNHMEGSFPNQGFERLEKLDISWNIFNGSILLSLGTLTSLNTLIFSYNGMEGSFPIQELKNLKSLKFLDISGNGFNNTLSFLEFSTFKRLETLNLGGNAFTGSISEGLCGLKDLQHLDLNYNKFGGTLPQCLGNLTSLTFLDLYGNQLIGYLPSFWPPKLQSLDLRYNHLEGVFSFNYSSLEVIRLSGNKITFENGWIPSFQLRALIMQDCGLESILEFLFHQFKLEDLDLSHNNLKGRFPYWLLQNNGGLEILNLMNNSFNGQLEIGAKMLPSMTYLNLARNHFEGDILFSAGDDCKLKTLDLSHNNFSGEVPERLLSNCTSLSLLRLSHNNFHGQIALFNLTQIDDLQLNDNQFEGTLSSLHTKFSHQSYGPIVLHLSNNRLHGEIPHWMGNFTGLIYLNLRDNLFQGQISCQLLSTEIEYLDLSYNSFSGLLPSCFNGNSLRQINLQGNRFSGSIPEALLNISTLNSLDLSDNELSGTILNKSGGNLSSLRVLLLRGNHFSGFIPNWFCQLNNVSLLDLSRNSFSGSIPHCLYNLSFAREGGHLYAPPFSDALFTWGIEYRGSSKTPLANTYIFQAEVDEESEFVTKYRADTYKNKALNYMSGLDLSDNNLTGEIPYELGALSHIHALNLSHNQLTGSIPTSFSNLSEIESLDLSYNILSGQIPVELIDLNFLEAFSVAHNNLSGRIPDMKRQFSTFESKSYEGNPFLCGTQVRRKCHNDNDEPSPSQMESRQEASGKWYEIDREIFFASFSVTFIIFFLSVITILYVNSYWQQRLIYHTRRYLFSCYYFLYDNLVKLFI encoded by the exons ATGAATATAAATAAGGGGAAGGAGTGGTGGATGGGAGCATCGCATTTCCAAATGGAGTTGGCTAACATAGCAAAGTGCTTATTGTTGGGTGTTTTGATTCTGTGGATTCAAATCCATGGAAACAAATGTTGCTTTGAAGAAGAGAGATTGGCTCTCTTAGATTTCAAGGCATTTGTTGGATCAAATGGGTTTGACGAAGACTATCTTCTTCCTTcatggattgatgatccaacCAGCAATTGTTGTCAATGGGAGCGTGTCATGTGCAACTCAACTACAG GTTGTGAAAGATTATCAAAACTGAAGAAGGTTGAAGTTTTGGACCTTACTTGGAATAGATTCAATAATATCATCTTACCATCATTGGGTACTCTTACATCACTTAAGACTTTGATTCTTGGCTCCAATAGAATGGAAGGTTGTTTTCCTATACAAG GCTTTCAAATATTAGAGGAGTTGGACCTTACTATGAATAGTTTCAATAATAGCATCTTATCATCATTGGCTGCTCTTCCATCACTCAACACTTTGATTCTCAGAGGCAATCACATGGAAGGTTCATTTCCTAATCAAG GTTTTGAAAGATTGGAGAAGTTAGACATTAGTTGGAATATATTCAATGGAAGTATCTTATTATCATTGGGAACTCTTACATCACTCaacactttaatttttagttacaATGGCATGGAAGGTTCATTTCCTATCCAAG aattaaaaaatttgaagagTTTAAAATTCTTGGATATAAGTGGTAACGGTTTTAACAACACTCTATCATTTTTAG AGTTTTCGACTTTtaaaaggttagagactttgaATTTGGGGGGCAACGCTTTCACCGGAAGTATTTCGGAAG GTTTGTGTGGTTTAAAAGATCTTCAACATTTAGATCTCAACTATAATAAATTTGGAGGCACTCTTCCTCAATGTCTTGGCAATTTGACATCTCTCACATTCCTAGATCTGTATGGAAACCAACTAATAGGGTATCTTCCTTCATTTTGGCCACCTAAGCTCCAATCTCTTGATCTTAGATATAATCATCTCGAGGGCGTATTCTCTTTCAATTATTCCAGCCTTGAGGTGATTAGATTAAGTGGCAACAAAATTACATTTGAGAATGGTTGGATTCCATCATTTCAGTTAAGGGCTCTTATAATGCAAGATTGTGGTCTCGAAAGTATTCTTGAGTTTCTGTTTCACCAATTCAAATTGGAAGATCTTGACCTTTCTCACAACAATCTAAAAGGAAGATTTCCCTATTGGTTACTTCAAAACAATGGAGGACTTGAGATCCTAAATCTCATGAATAATTCTTTCAATGGCCAGCTTGAAATTGGGGCAAAGATGCTTCCGAGCATGACATATCTTAATTTAGCCAGAAATCATTTTGAAGGTGATATTCTTTTTTCTGCCGGCGATGACTGTAAATTGAAGACTTTAGATTTGTCTCATAACAACTTTTCAGGGGAAGTTCCAGAGAGACTGCTTTCAAATTGCACTTCCTTGAGCCTTCTGAggttatctcataataattttCATGGTCAGATAGCATTGTTTAACTTGACTCAAATTGATGATTTGCAATTGAATGACAACCAATTCGAAGGAACCCTATCAAGTTTACACACCAAGTTTAGTCATCAAAGTTATGGCCCGATTGTGTTACATTTGAGCAACAATCGATTGCACGGTGAGATTCCACACTGGATGGGTAACTTCACAGGATTGATATATCTCAACTTGCGCGATAATCTTTTTCAAGGTCAGATTTCATGCCAACTTCTTTCAACAGAAATAGAGTATCTAGACCTTTCTTATAATTCTTTTTCTGGGTTGTTACCTTCTTGCTTCAATGGAAATTCTTTGCGACAGATAAATTTGCAAGGTAATAGATTCAGTGGTTCAATACCTGAAGCGTTGCTTAATATCTCAACACTGAACTCATTAGACTTAAGCGACAACGAGTTGTCGGGCACCATTCTTAATAAATCTGGTGGAAATTTAAGTAGTTTACGAGTTCTTTTATTACGAGGAAATCATTTCAGTGGCTTCATTCCAAATTGGTTCTGTCAGTTGAATAATGTCAGCTTATTGGATCTCTCAAGGAACTCCTTTTCTGGGTCTATACCCCATTGCTTATATAATCTCTCATTTGCAAGGGAAGGAGGACACCTCTATGCTCCTCCATTCAGCGATGCACTTTTTACATGGGGGATAGAATATAGGGGTAGCAGCAAAACTCCCTTAGCTAACACATATATTTTTCAAGCCGAGGTTGATGAAGAAAGTGAGTTCGTTACAAAATATAGAGCCGACACATATAAAAATAAGGCTCTTAACTATATGTCTGGATTAGATTTGTCAGATAATAACTTAACGGGTGAAATCCCATATGAACTTGGAGCGCTATCTCATATTCATGCATTAAACCTATCACACAATCAATTGACAGGATCTATTCCGACatctttttcaaatttatcCGAAATAGAAAGTTTGGATCTCTCTTACAACATTTTAAGCGGACAAATTCCAGTAGAATTAATCGATCTAAACTTTCTAGAGGCATTTAGCGTGGCCCACAACAATTTATCAGGCAGAATTCCAGATATGAAAAGACAGTTCAGTACATTTGAGAGTAAAAGTTATGAAGGGAACCCATTTCTTTGCGGAACTCAAGTGAGAAGAAAATGCCACAATGATAATGATGAACCATCTCCATCACAAATGGAGTCACGACAAGAAGCAAGTGGGAAATGGTATGAAATTGATCGCGAGATTTTCTTTGCAAGTTTTTCAGtaacttttataatattctttttGTCTGTCATCACCATTCTATATGTCAATTCTTATTGGCAACAGAGATTGATCTATCATACTAGACGATATCTATTTTCATGTTATTACTTCTTGTATGATAATTTAGTGAagttatttatttga
- the LOC110607788 gene encoding receptor-like protein 13 isoform X1 has product MNINKGKEWWMGASHFQMELANIAKCLLLGVLILWIQIHGNKCCFEEERLALLDFKAFVGSNGFDEDYLLPSWIDDPTSNCCQWERVMCNSTTGHVTELSLNNTRQYNIESRSFYYDENIWYVNLSMFQQLKEFKTLNLSYNHFDCSIDDQGCERLSKLKKVEVLDLTWNRFNNIILPSLGTLTSLKTLILGSNRMEGCFPIQGFQILEELDLTMNSFNNSILSSLAALPSLNTLILRGNHMEGSFPNQGFERLEKLDISWNIFNGSILLSLGTLTSLNTLIFSYNGMEGSFPIQELKNLKSLKFLDISGNGFNNTLSFLEFSTFKRLETLNLGGNAFTGSISEGLCGLKDLQHLDLNYNKFGGTLPQCLGNLTSLTFLDLYGNQLIGYLPSFWPPKLQSLDLRYNHLEGVFSFNYSSLEVIRLSGNKITFENGWIPSFQLRALIMQDCGLESILEFLFHQFKLEDLDLSHNNLKGRFPYWLLQNNGGLEILNLMNNSFNGQLEIGAKMLPSMTYLNLARNHFEGDILFSAGDDCKLKTLDLSHNNFSGEVPERLLSNCTSLSLLRLSHNNFHGQIALFNLTQIDDLQLNDNQFEGTLSSLHTKFSHQSYGPIVLHLSNNRLHGEIPHWMGNFTGLIYLNLRDNLFQGQISCQLLSTEIEYLDLSYNSFSGLLPSCFNGNSLRQINLQGNRFSGSIPEALLNISTLNSLDLSDNELSGTILNKSGGNLSSLRVLLLRGNHFSGFIPNWFCQLNNVSLLDLSRNSFSGSIPHCLYNLSFAREGGHLYAPPFSDALFTWGIEYRGSSKTPLANTYIFQAEVDEESEFVTKYRADTYKNKALNYMSGLDLSDNNLTGEIPYELGALSHIHALNLSHNQLTGSIPTSFSNLSEIESLDLSYNILSGQIPVELIDLNFLEAFSVAHNNLSGRIPDMKRQFSTFESKSYEGNPFLCGTQVRRKCHNDNDEPSPSQMESRQEASGKWYEIDREIFFASFSVTFIIFFLSVITILYVNSYWQQRLIYHTRRYLFSCYYFLYDNLVKLFI; this is encoded by the exons ATGAATATAAATAAGGGGAAGGAGTGGTGGATGGGAGCATCGCATTTCCAAATGGAGTTGGCTAACATAGCAAAGTGCTTATTGTTGGGTGTTTTGATTCTGTGGATTCAAATCCATGGAAACAAATGTTGCTTTGAAGAAGAGAGATTGGCTCTCTTAGATTTCAAGGCATTTGTTGGATCAAATGGGTTTGACGAAGACTATCTTCTTCCTTcatggattgatgatccaacCAGCAATTGTTGTCAATGGGAGCGTGTCATGTGCAACTCAACTACAGGTCACGTGACTGAGCTCTCGCTCAACAATACACGACAATATAATATAGAGAGTAGATCATTTTATTATGATGAGAATATTTGGTATGTAAATTTGTCAATGTTCCAGCAATTGAAAGAGTTCAAAACTCTTAATTTATCCTATAATCATTTCGATTGTTCCATTGATGACCAAG GTTGTGAAAGATTATCAAAACTGAAGAAGGTTGAAGTTTTGGACCTTACTTGGAATAGATTCAATAATATCATCTTACCATCATTGGGTACTCTTACATCACTTAAGACTTTGATTCTTGGCTCCAATAGAATGGAAGGTTGTTTTCCTATACAAG GCTTTCAAATATTAGAGGAGTTGGACCTTACTATGAATAGTTTCAATAATAGCATCTTATCATCATTGGCTGCTCTTCCATCACTCAACACTTTGATTCTCAGAGGCAATCACATGGAAGGTTCATTTCCTAATCAAG GTTTTGAAAGATTGGAGAAGTTAGACATTAGTTGGAATATATTCAATGGAAGTATCTTATTATCATTGGGAACTCTTACATCACTCaacactttaatttttagttacaATGGCATGGAAGGTTCATTTCCTATCCAAG aattaaaaaatttgaagagTTTAAAATTCTTGGATATAAGTGGTAACGGTTTTAACAACACTCTATCATTTTTAG AGTTTTCGACTTTtaaaaggttagagactttgaATTTGGGGGGCAACGCTTTCACCGGAAGTATTTCGGAAG GTTTGTGTGGTTTAAAAGATCTTCAACATTTAGATCTCAACTATAATAAATTTGGAGGCACTCTTCCTCAATGTCTTGGCAATTTGACATCTCTCACATTCCTAGATCTGTATGGAAACCAACTAATAGGGTATCTTCCTTCATTTTGGCCACCTAAGCTCCAATCTCTTGATCTTAGATATAATCATCTCGAGGGCGTATTCTCTTTCAATTATTCCAGCCTTGAGGTGATTAGATTAAGTGGCAACAAAATTACATTTGAGAATGGTTGGATTCCATCATTTCAGTTAAGGGCTCTTATAATGCAAGATTGTGGTCTCGAAAGTATTCTTGAGTTTCTGTTTCACCAATTCAAATTGGAAGATCTTGACCTTTCTCACAACAATCTAAAAGGAAGATTTCCCTATTGGTTACTTCAAAACAATGGAGGACTTGAGATCCTAAATCTCATGAATAATTCTTTCAATGGCCAGCTTGAAATTGGGGCAAAGATGCTTCCGAGCATGACATATCTTAATTTAGCCAGAAATCATTTTGAAGGTGATATTCTTTTTTCTGCCGGCGATGACTGTAAATTGAAGACTTTAGATTTGTCTCATAACAACTTTTCAGGGGAAGTTCCAGAGAGACTGCTTTCAAATTGCACTTCCTTGAGCCTTCTGAggttatctcataataattttCATGGTCAGATAGCATTGTTTAACTTGACTCAAATTGATGATTTGCAATTGAATGACAACCAATTCGAAGGAACCCTATCAAGTTTACACACCAAGTTTAGTCATCAAAGTTATGGCCCGATTGTGTTACATTTGAGCAACAATCGATTGCACGGTGAGATTCCACACTGGATGGGTAACTTCACAGGATTGATATATCTCAACTTGCGCGATAATCTTTTTCAAGGTCAGATTTCATGCCAACTTCTTTCAACAGAAATAGAGTATCTAGACCTTTCTTATAATTCTTTTTCTGGGTTGTTACCTTCTTGCTTCAATGGAAATTCTTTGCGACAGATAAATTTGCAAGGTAATAGATTCAGTGGTTCAATACCTGAAGCGTTGCTTAATATCTCAACACTGAACTCATTAGACTTAAGCGACAACGAGTTGTCGGGCACCATTCTTAATAAATCTGGTGGAAATTTAAGTAGTTTACGAGTTCTTTTATTACGAGGAAATCATTTCAGTGGCTTCATTCCAAATTGGTTCTGTCAGTTGAATAATGTCAGCTTATTGGATCTCTCAAGGAACTCCTTTTCTGGGTCTATACCCCATTGCTTATATAATCTCTCATTTGCAAGGGAAGGAGGACACCTCTATGCTCCTCCATTCAGCGATGCACTTTTTACATGGGGGATAGAATATAGGGGTAGCAGCAAAACTCCCTTAGCTAACACATATATTTTTCAAGCCGAGGTTGATGAAGAAAGTGAGTTCGTTACAAAATATAGAGCCGACACATATAAAAATAAGGCTCTTAACTATATGTCTGGATTAGATTTGTCAGATAATAACTTAACGGGTGAAATCCCATATGAACTTGGAGCGCTATCTCATATTCATGCATTAAACCTATCACACAATCAATTGACAGGATCTATTCCGACatctttttcaaatttatcCGAAATAGAAAGTTTGGATCTCTCTTACAACATTTTAAGCGGACAAATTCCAGTAGAATTAATCGATCTAAACTTTCTAGAGGCATTTAGCGTGGCCCACAACAATTTATCAGGCAGAATTCCAGATATGAAAAGACAGTTCAGTACATTTGAGAGTAAAAGTTATGAAGGGAACCCATTTCTTTGCGGAACTCAAGTGAGAAGAAAATGCCACAATGATAATGATGAACCATCTCCATCACAAATGGAGTCACGACAAGAAGCAAGTGGGAAATGGTATGAAATTGATCGCGAGATTTTCTTTGCAAGTTTTTCAGtaacttttataatattctttttGTCTGTCATCACCATTCTATATGTCAATTCTTATTGGCAACAGAGATTGATCTATCATACTAGACGATATCTATTTTCATGTTATTACTTCTTGTATGATAATTTAGTGAagttatttatttga
- the LOC110607788 gene encoding receptor like protein 21 isoform X3 produces MNINKGKEWWMGASHFQMELANIAKCLLLGVLILWIQIHGNKCCFEEERLALLDFKAFVGSNGFDEDYLLPSWIDDPTSNCCQWERVMCNSTTGHVTELSLNNTRQYNIESRSFYYDENIWYVNLSMFQQLKEFKTLNLSYNHFDCSIDDQGCERLSKLKKVEVLDLTWNRFNNIILPSLGTLTSLKTLILGSNRMEGCFPIQGFERLEKLDISWNIFNGSILLSLGTLTSLNTLIFSYNGMEGSFPIQELKNLKSLKFLDISGNGFNNTLSFLEFSTFKRLETLNLGGNAFTGSISEGLCGLKDLQHLDLNYNKFGGTLPQCLGNLTSLTFLDLYGNQLIGYLPSFWPPKLQSLDLRYNHLEGVFSFNYSSLEVIRLSGNKITFENGWIPSFQLRALIMQDCGLESILEFLFHQFKLEDLDLSHNNLKGRFPYWLLQNNGGLEILNLMNNSFNGQLEIGAKMLPSMTYLNLARNHFEGDILFSAGDDCKLKTLDLSHNNFSGEVPERLLSNCTSLSLLRLSHNNFHGQIALFNLTQIDDLQLNDNQFEGTLSSLHTKFSHQSYGPIVLHLSNNRLHGEIPHWMGNFTGLIYLNLRDNLFQGQISCQLLSTEIEYLDLSYNSFSGLLPSCFNGNSLRQINLQGNRFSGSIPEALLNISTLNSLDLSDNELSGTILNKSGGNLSSLRVLLLRGNHFSGFIPNWFCQLNNVSLLDLSRNSFSGSIPHCLYNLSFAREGGHLYAPPFSDALFTWGIEYRGSSKTPLANTYIFQAEVDEESEFVTKYRADTYKNKALNYMSGLDLSDNNLTGEIPYELGALSHIHALNLSHNQLTGSIPTSFSNLSEIESLDLSYNILSGQIPVELIDLNFLEAFSVAHNNLSGRIPDMKRQFSTFESKSYEGNPFLCGTQVRRKCHNDNDEPSPSQMESRQEASGKWYEIDREIFFASFSVTFIIFFLSVITILYVNSYWQQRLIYHTRRYLFSCYYFLYDNLVKLFI; encoded by the exons ATGAATATAAATAAGGGGAAGGAGTGGTGGATGGGAGCATCGCATTTCCAAATGGAGTTGGCTAACATAGCAAAGTGCTTATTGTTGGGTGTTTTGATTCTGTGGATTCAAATCCATGGAAACAAATGTTGCTTTGAAGAAGAGAGATTGGCTCTCTTAGATTTCAAGGCATTTGTTGGATCAAATGGGTTTGACGAAGACTATCTTCTTCCTTcatggattgatgatccaacCAGCAATTGTTGTCAATGGGAGCGTGTCATGTGCAACTCAACTACAGGTCACGTGACTGAGCTCTCGCTCAACAATACACGACAATATAATATAGAGAGTAGATCATTTTATTATGATGAGAATATTTGGTATGTAAATTTGTCAATGTTCCAGCAATTGAAAGAGTTCAAAACTCTTAATTTATCCTATAATCATTTCGATTGTTCCATTGATGACCAAG GTTGTGAAAGATTATCAAAACTGAAGAAGGTTGAAGTTTTGGACCTTACTTGGAATAGATTCAATAATATCATCTTACCATCATTGGGTACTCTTACATCACTTAAGACTTTGATTCTTGGCTCCAATAGAATGGAAGGTTGTTTTCCTATACAAG GTTTTGAAAGATTGGAGAAGTTAGACATTAGTTGGAATATATTCAATGGAAGTATCTTATTATCATTGGGAACTCTTACATCACTCaacactttaatttttagttacaATGGCATGGAAGGTTCATTTCCTATCCAAG aattaaaaaatttgaagagTTTAAAATTCTTGGATATAAGTGGTAACGGTTTTAACAACACTCTATCATTTTTAG AGTTTTCGACTTTtaaaaggttagagactttgaATTTGGGGGGCAACGCTTTCACCGGAAGTATTTCGGAAG GTTTGTGTGGTTTAAAAGATCTTCAACATTTAGATCTCAACTATAATAAATTTGGAGGCACTCTTCCTCAATGTCTTGGCAATTTGACATCTCTCACATTCCTAGATCTGTATGGAAACCAACTAATAGGGTATCTTCCTTCATTTTGGCCACCTAAGCTCCAATCTCTTGATCTTAGATATAATCATCTCGAGGGCGTATTCTCTTTCAATTATTCCAGCCTTGAGGTGATTAGATTAAGTGGCAACAAAATTACATTTGAGAATGGTTGGATTCCATCATTTCAGTTAAGGGCTCTTATAATGCAAGATTGTGGTCTCGAAAGTATTCTTGAGTTTCTGTTTCACCAATTCAAATTGGAAGATCTTGACCTTTCTCACAACAATCTAAAAGGAAGATTTCCCTATTGGTTACTTCAAAACAATGGAGGACTTGAGATCCTAAATCTCATGAATAATTCTTTCAATGGCCAGCTTGAAATTGGGGCAAAGATGCTTCCGAGCATGACATATCTTAATTTAGCCAGAAATCATTTTGAAGGTGATATTCTTTTTTCTGCCGGCGATGACTGTAAATTGAAGACTTTAGATTTGTCTCATAACAACTTTTCAGGGGAAGTTCCAGAGAGACTGCTTTCAAATTGCACTTCCTTGAGCCTTCTGAggttatctcataataattttCATGGTCAGATAGCATTGTTTAACTTGACTCAAATTGATGATTTGCAATTGAATGACAACCAATTCGAAGGAACCCTATCAAGTTTACACACCAAGTTTAGTCATCAAAGTTATGGCCCGATTGTGTTACATTTGAGCAACAATCGATTGCACGGTGAGATTCCACACTGGATGGGTAACTTCACAGGATTGATATATCTCAACTTGCGCGATAATCTTTTTCAAGGTCAGATTTCATGCCAACTTCTTTCAACAGAAATAGAGTATCTAGACCTTTCTTATAATTCTTTTTCTGGGTTGTTACCTTCTTGCTTCAATGGAAATTCTTTGCGACAGATAAATTTGCAAGGTAATAGATTCAGTGGTTCAATACCTGAAGCGTTGCTTAATATCTCAACACTGAACTCATTAGACTTAAGCGACAACGAGTTGTCGGGCACCATTCTTAATAAATCTGGTGGAAATTTAAGTAGTTTACGAGTTCTTTTATTACGAGGAAATCATTTCAGTGGCTTCATTCCAAATTGGTTCTGTCAGTTGAATAATGTCAGCTTATTGGATCTCTCAAGGAACTCCTTTTCTGGGTCTATACCCCATTGCTTATATAATCTCTCATTTGCAAGGGAAGGAGGACACCTCTATGCTCCTCCATTCAGCGATGCACTTTTTACATGGGGGATAGAATATAGGGGTAGCAGCAAAACTCCCTTAGCTAACACATATATTTTTCAAGCCGAGGTTGATGAAGAAAGTGAGTTCGTTACAAAATATAGAGCCGACACATATAAAAATAAGGCTCTTAACTATATGTCTGGATTAGATTTGTCAGATAATAACTTAACGGGTGAAATCCCATATGAACTTGGAGCGCTATCTCATATTCATGCATTAAACCTATCACACAATCAATTGACAGGATCTATTCCGACatctttttcaaatttatcCGAAATAGAAAGTTTGGATCTCTCTTACAACATTTTAAGCGGACAAATTCCAGTAGAATTAATCGATCTAAACTTTCTAGAGGCATTTAGCGTGGCCCACAACAATTTATCAGGCAGAATTCCAGATATGAAAAGACAGTTCAGTACATTTGAGAGTAAAAGTTATGAAGGGAACCCATTTCTTTGCGGAACTCAAGTGAGAAGAAAATGCCACAATGATAATGATGAACCATCTCCATCACAAATGGAGTCACGACAAGAAGCAAGTGGGAAATGGTATGAAATTGATCGCGAGATTTTCTTTGCAAGTTTTTCAGtaacttttataatattctttttGTCTGTCATCACCATTCTATATGTCAATTCTTATTGGCAACAGAGATTGATCTATCATACTAGACGATATCTATTTTCATGTTATTACTTCTTGTATGATAATTTAGTGAagttatttatttga